Proteins encoded in a region of the Vicia villosa cultivar HV-30 ecotype Madison, WI linkage group LG5, Vvil1.0, whole genome shotgun sequence genome:
- the LOC131601068 gene encoding F-box/LRR-repeat protein 3-like: MKRKRNSLKSKSTMAMATASSSSNVYLPDECWEYILEFLINHDTEHTHRRYIHLKSLSLVSKQLLSITNRLRSSLTIYNPTYQFFRRFSNIASLNLSYYDGDLDDLLVGISRFPLKITSLNISNQLKIPTKGLGVFSKNITTLTSLICSNIATLYYSHMLFIAECFPLLEELDFSKPKQFKFDKTAFFPAEALSLALPKLRKVNLSHNSSISNKLLFHLFKNCKLLQEVTVINCWRITLSDIAAGLHERPTLSSLSFIASYFDRLTTSFIDSLVSLKGLTSLDLFYSRISDELLSSIAMEGLPLARLGLRYCGGYSYTGIFSLLSKCSCIQHLNLQRTYFLNNQHVAELSLFLGDLISINFSHCNKLTESALFALVRNCPSLIEINMEGTSIGKESVRNSNSSMDCIVNSQLKSLYLAHCEELRDETIIRFSSIFSNLQLLDLNSCQLISDEGIGQVFSRFCNIRHLNLANCSRVKLLVGMNFELPNLEVLNLSYTTVDDKTLYAITKGCRGLLQFDLENCGNITQKGVKDVLENCTQLREINLRRCYNVHGDVCSMLLSSLSLRKIIAPPHFRFTRGTMKLFSHHGCRVF; encoded by the coding sequence ATGAAGAGGAAAAGAAACTctctcaaatcaaaatcaacgaTGGCTATGGCTACTGCTTCTTCTTCAAGTAATGTTTACTTACCAGATGAATGTTGGGAATATATCTTGGAATTCCTTATCAACCACGACACCGAACACACTCACCGTCGCTACATTCATCTGAAGTCTCTTTCCCTCGTCTCCAAACAGTTACTCTCCATCACAAACCGTCTTCGATCATCTCTCACTATCTATAATCCAACATACCAATTCTTCCGTAGATTCTCCAACATCGCCTCCCTCAACCTATCCTACTACGATGGTGATCTGGATGATCTTCTCGTCGGAATCTCTCGTTTTCCATTGAAAATCACATCACTCAATATCTCTAACCAactcaagattccaacaaagggACTTGGAGTTTTCTCCAAAAACATTACGACTTTGACATCTCTCATATGTTCCAACATTGCTACTCTCTATTATTCCCACATGTTATTCATTGCCGAATGCTTTCCTCTCCTCGAAGAACTTGACTTCAGTAAACCTAAACAGTTTAAATTTGACAAAACAGCTTTCTTCCCTGCAGAGGCTCTTTCGTTGGCACTGCCCAAACTCCGCAAAGTTAACTTGTCTCATAATTCCTCTATCTCCAACAAATTACTTTTCCACTTGTTCAAGAACTGTAAGCTTCTCCAAGAGGTTACCGTCATTAATTGTTGGCGCATAACCCTGTCTGACATTGCAGCTGGTCTCCACGAGAGGCCAACGTTGAGCTCTTTGTCTTTTATAGCAAGTTATTTCGACCGCCTCACTACATCTTTCATTGACTCTTTGGTGAGTTTGAAGGGTTTGACTTCACTTGATTTGTTCTATTCGAGAATATCCGATGAGTTGCTCTCCTCTATTGCAATGGAGGGTCTTCCTTTGGCAAGGCTTGGTCTCCGATATTGTGGAGGATATAGTTATACTGGAATATTTTCTTTGCTATCCAAGTGTTCatgtatacaacatttgaatctTCAAAGGACTTATTTTCTAAATAATCAACATGTTGCGGAGTTGTCTTTATTTCTGGGTGATTTGATCTCTATAAACTTTAGTCATTGTAATAAACTCACAGAATCAGCCTTGTTTGCACTTGTTAGGAACTGTCCTTCACTTATTGAGATCAATATGGAAGGGACATCTATTGGAAAAGAGAGCGTGAGGAATTCTAATTCATCGATGGATTGTATTGTAAACTCTCAATTAAAGTCTCTCTATTTGGCTCATTGTGAGGAGTTAAGAGATGAAACCATCATAAggttttcttccattttctccaATTTGCAGCTGCTTGATTTGAATTCTTGCCAACTTATATCTGATGAAGGTATTGGTCAAGTTTTTAGCAGATTTTGTAACATTAGACATTTGAACTTAGCCAATTGTTCAAGAGTGAAGCTACTTGTTGGAATGAACTTTGAACTTCCTAACTTGGAGGTGTTGAATTTGTCATATACAACCGTTGACGATAAAACACTCTATGCAATCACAAAGGGTTGTCGTGGGCTTTTGCAATTCGACCTTGAAAATTGTGGGAATATCACACAGAAAGGAGTGAAAGATGTGCTTGAAAACTGCACACAACTAAGAGAGATCAATTTGCGGAGATGTTATAATGTGCATGGTGATGTTTGCTCAATGTTATTGTCAAGCCTGTCTTTAAGAAAGATAATTGCTCCACCTCATTTTCGTTTCACTAGAGGAACTATGAAACTCTTTTCACATCATGGATGCCGTGTTTTCTAG